From a region of the Candidatus Methylomirabilis limnetica genome:
- a CDS encoding endonuclease domain-containing protein → MNRGLARGLRRRQTDCERVLWWQLRDRQIHRAKFRREHPIGSYIVDFCCPAHWLVVEVDGGHHGTQIPADERRTEFLIHRGYRVLRFWDHEVLGNLEPVLQAIENALSHPHPNPPPPRGRGKDKATASV, encoded by the coding sequence ATGAACCGTGGGCTCGCCAGAGGACTCCGAAGGAGGCAGACCGACTGTGAACGGGTGCTGTGGTGGCAGTTGCGCGACCGACAGATTCATCGCGCCAAGTTTCGTCGTGAGCATCCCATCGGTTCGTACATTGTAGATTTCTGTTGTCCGGCACACTGGCTCGTGGTGGAGGTCGATGGTGGCCACCATGGCACTCAAATCCCAGCCGATGAGCGACGTACGGAATTCCTCATTCACCGAGGCTATCGGGTACTCCGGTTCTGGGATCACGAAGTGTTAGGTAATCTTGAGCCGGTGTTGCAGGCGATTGAGAACGCCCTGTCCCACCCTCACCCCAACCCTCCCCCTCCAAGAGGGAGAGGGAAGGACAAGGCAACCGCAAGCGTGTAA
- a CDS encoding IS110 family transposase: MIQKKKSIEGRPLPVIQPDAAGLDIGAEKIWASVPTDRATPAVRSFGTFTPDLHRLVAWLKTCGIKTVAMESTGVYWIPIFEILEAAGLEVYLVNARHIKNVPGRKSDVQDCQWIQRLHSYGLLSASFRPEADMRALRAYLRHRGMLLEYRAAHIQHMQKALQQMNVQLTQVLSDITGVTGLDIIRAVVAGDRDPVRLARLRNPRCKSSSDEIAKALTGNYRAEHVFALQQALALYDFYTQQLHICDHQLEQQYSALTPRFDDDLPPLPPDPKVNSHSKNAPTFDVRGHLYRLTGVDLTVVDGLDDSTVQGVLSEIGTDMSKWRTEKHFCSWLGLAPHNDITGGKVIRSRTLKVHNRAGQALRLAAQSLSRSQSALGAFYRRMRARLGGAQAIVATAHKLARIIYHLLTHRQPYRHASAKAYDQQQHDRHTKSLQRQAAQLGYCLTPLPIPA; this comes from the coding sequence ATGATCCAGAAAAAGAAATCGATTGAAGGCCGCCCCTTGCCCGTCATTCAGCCCGATGCGGCTGGACTGGATATTGGGGCGGAGAAAATTTGGGCGAGTGTGCCTACTGACCGAGCCACCCCCGCCGTACGAAGTTTTGGTACCTTCACCCCCGACCTGCACAGGCTGGTGGCGTGGTTGAAGACCTGTGGCATCAAGACCGTTGCCATGGAGAGTACCGGCGTGTATTGGATTCCGATCTTTGAAATCCTGGAAGCCGCTGGTCTTGAAGTGTATCTGGTCAATGCCCGACATATTAAGAATGTGCCGGGGCGTAAGAGCGATGTGCAAGACTGTCAATGGATTCAACGCTTGCACAGCTATGGCTTGCTCTCGGCGTCGTTTCGACCCGAAGCCGACATGCGCGCCTTGCGCGCCTACCTGCGTCATCGAGGCATGCTGTTGGAGTATCGCGCCGCGCATATTCAACATATGCAGAAAGCCTTGCAACAGATGAATGTGCAATTGACCCAGGTGTTGAGCGACATTACGGGCGTGACCGGATTGGACATCATTCGCGCGGTGGTAGCCGGTGACCGTGACCCGGTGCGCTTGGCGCGCCTTCGCAACCCGCGTTGCAAAAGTAGTTCGGACGAGATTGCCAAAGCCTTGACCGGCAACTACCGCGCCGAGCACGTCTTTGCGCTTCAGCAAGCCTTGGCTCTGTATGACTTCTACACTCAACAATTGCACATCTGTGACCACCAACTCGAACAACAATACAGCGCCCTCACACCCCGGTTTGATGACGACTTGCCGCCCTTGCCACCTGACCCCAAAGTGAACTCGCACAGCAAGAACGCGCCGACCTTTGATGTGCGAGGCCACCTGTATCGGTTGACGGGCGTTGACCTGACGGTGGTGGATGGACTGGATGACAGCACGGTTCAAGGTGTGCTGTCCGAAATCGGGACAGACATGAGCAAGTGGCGAACGGAAAAGCATTTCTGTTCCTGGCTGGGCCTGGCACCGCACAATGATATTACCGGCGGCAAGGTGATTCGCAGTCGCACCCTGAAGGTTCACAATCGGGCGGGCCAGGCTTTGCGCCTGGCGGCTCAATCGCTCAGTCGCAGTCAGAGCGCCCTGGGCGCATTCTATCGGCGGATGCGGGCACGTTTGGGCGGCGCACAAGCTATTGTCGCTACCGCTCATAAATTGGCGCGCATTATTTATCATCTCTTGACGCATCGTCAGCCTTATCGACATGCCTCTGCCAAGGCGTATGACCAACAACAACATGACCGACATACCAAATCACTACAACGTCAAGCCGCTCAGTTGGGCTATTGCTTAACACCACTCCCAATACCGGCTTAA
- a CDS encoding GIY-YIG nuclease family protein: protein MQRPGYIYIMTIKAHTTLYVGVTSDVIKRVYEHRAKLVEGFTKRYNLTELVYYEVYDDIEAAIVREKQLKAGSRARKLQLINGMNPTRDDLFEGL, encoded by the coding sequence ATGCAAAGGCCCGGTTACATCTACATTATGACAATTAAGGCGCACACCACGCTGTATGTCGGCGTCACAAGTGACGTGATCAAACGCGTCTACGAGCATCGCGCTAAACTGGTGGAGGGCTTTACCAAGCGGTATAATCTCACCGAGCTGGTGTACTACGAGGTGTATGACGATATCGAGGCTGCGATAGTTCGGGAGAAGCAGCTCAAAGCGGGTTCACGAGCGAGGAAGCTTCAGTTGATCAATGGAATGAATCCGACGCGGGATGATTTATTTGAAGGGCTGTGA